From the genome of Paraburkholderia aromaticivorans, one region includes:
- the gsiB gene encoding glutathione ABC transporter substrate-binding protein GsiB, with the protein MNLLVPSSPFRLRALISGGAVAFAMLAGNAAHADTTAVMAVASTFTTLDPYDANDTLSQAVAKSFYQGLFGFDKDMKLVNVLADSYEASPDAKVYTFKLRHGVKFQDGTDFNAAAVKANFDRVTDPANKLKRYNMFNRIEKTEVVDPYTVKITLKAPFSAFVNVLAHPSAVMISPDALKKYGKDIAFHPVGTGPFELVKWDPAGDLTVKKFAGYWKKGYPKVDAIDWKPVVDNNTRAALMRTGEADFAFQVPFEQAAQLQTSPKVDLIASPSIIQRYISLNVNQKPFDNPKVREALNYAVNKDALTKVVFAGYATPADGVVPQGVDYAVKQGPWPYDPAKARALLKEAGYPNGFETTLWSAYNYSTAQKVIQFVQQQLAQVGIKAQVEALEAGQRVAKVESAQDAATAPVRMYYAGWSSSTGEADWAITPLLASVSFPPKMVNTAYYKNDTVDSDLKQALETTDRTKKAELYTDAQKRIWTDAPWIFLVKEKVVYARSKRLSGAYVAPDGSFNFDEIAIK; encoded by the coding sequence ATGAACCTGCTGGTCCCGTCTTCTCCGTTTCGTTTGCGCGCGCTGATCAGCGGCGGCGCGGTGGCGTTCGCGATGCTCGCGGGCAATGCGGCGCACGCCGACACCACGGCCGTGATGGCCGTCGCCTCGACCTTCACGACGCTCGATCCATACGATGCCAACGACACGCTGTCGCAAGCGGTCGCCAAGTCGTTCTATCAGGGGCTGTTCGGGTTCGACAAGGACATGAAGCTGGTCAACGTGCTGGCCGACAGCTATGAAGCGAGCCCGGATGCGAAGGTCTACACGTTCAAGCTGCGCCACGGCGTGAAGTTCCAGGACGGCACCGACTTCAACGCCGCCGCGGTGAAAGCGAACTTCGACCGCGTGACCGATCCGGCGAACAAGCTCAAGCGCTACAACATGTTCAACCGTATCGAGAAGACCGAAGTGGTCGATCCGTACACGGTGAAGATCACGCTGAAGGCGCCGTTCTCGGCCTTCGTCAACGTGCTGGCGCATCCGTCGGCGGTGATGATCTCGCCGGACGCGCTGAAGAAATACGGCAAGGACATCGCGTTCCATCCGGTCGGCACCGGTCCGTTCGAACTGGTGAAGTGGGATCCGGCGGGCGACCTGACGGTGAAGAAGTTCGCCGGCTACTGGAAGAAGGGCTACCCGAAGGTCGACGCGATTGACTGGAAGCCGGTGGTCGACAACAACACGCGCGCTGCGTTGATGCGTACCGGCGAAGCGGATTTCGCGTTCCAGGTGCCGTTCGAGCAGGCCGCGCAATTGCAGACGAGCCCGAAGGTCGATCTGATCGCGTCGCCGTCGATCATTCAGCGCTATATCAGCCTGAACGTGAACCAGAAGCCGTTCGACAATCCGAAGGTGCGCGAAGCGCTGAACTACGCGGTCAACAAGGACGCGCTCACCAAGGTGGTGTTCGCCGGTTACGCGACGCCCGCCGACGGCGTGGTGCCGCAAGGCGTCGACTACGCGGTGAAGCAGGGCCCGTGGCCGTACGATCCGGCCAAGGCGCGCGCACTGCTGAAGGAAGCGGGCTATCCGAACGGTTTCGAAACCACGCTGTGGTCCGCGTATAACTACTCGACCGCGCAGAAGGTGATCCAGTTCGTGCAGCAGCAGCTCGCTCAAGTAGGCATCAAGGCGCAGGTCGAAGCGCTCGAGGCGGGCCAGCGCGTCGCCAAGGTGGAAAGCGCGCAGGACGCCGCGACCGCGCCGGTGCGCATGTACTACGCGGGCTGGTCCTCGTCGACGGGTGAAGCGGATTGGGCGATCACGCCGCTGCTCGCGTCCGTCTCGTTCCCGCCGAAGATGGTCAATACGGCGTACTACAAGAACGACACCGTCGACAGCGATCTGAAGCAGGCGCTCGAAACCACCGACCGCACGAAGAAAGCCGAGCTCTACACCGACGCGCAAAAACGCATCTGGACCGACGCGCCGTGGATCTTCCTCGTCAAGGAGAAGGTGGTGTACGCGCGCAGCAAGCGTCTGTCGGGTGCTTACGTGGCGCCGGACGGCTCGTTCAATTTCGACGAGATCGCGATCAAGTAA